In the Pseudolabrys taiwanensis genome, one interval contains:
- a CDS encoding PfkB family carbohydrate kinase, whose translation MASRWGNILEFNGFDLITPNEREARFALGDQEFVRPLGLELYRQSGCKTLILKLGERGLMTFRSVPEQEEDVRAFFAVDTFTERVVDAVGSGDALLAYAALSMVATKNAVIASVLGSLAAAVECGHEGNVPVRPKDVLDKLDRFERLVNYG comes from the coding sequence GTGGCGAGCCGTTGGGGCAATATCCTTGAGTTCAACGGCTTCGATCTGATCACGCCGAACGAGCGAGAGGCGCGCTTCGCGCTTGGCGACCAGGAGTTCGTGCGTCCGTTGGGGCTGGAGCTGTATCGTCAATCAGGATGTAAGACGCTTATCCTCAAGCTTGGTGAGCGGGGTCTCATGACTTTCCGCAGCGTTCCGGAGCAGGAAGAGGATGTACGCGCTTTCTTTGCTGTCGACACCTTCACCGAACGGGTGGTCGACGCCGTTGGGTCTGGTGACGCGCTGTTGGCCTACGCCGCTCTGTCCATGGTTGCGACCAAGAACGCGGTGATCGCGTCGGTGTTGGGTTCGCTCGCCGCAGCCGTCGAGTGTGGTCACGAAGGTAACGTGCCCGTTCGACCGAAGGATGTGCTTGATAAGCTTGATCGCTTCGAGCGGCTCGTGAATTACGGCTGA